In one Parageobacillus genomosp. 1 genomic region, the following are encoded:
- a CDS encoding DNA modification system-associated small protein: MNQLNRDEEAILKKICDKYNVNPDHLRILLLIEKEYNQKSSSQSNACRGELMKNIELWAKHI; the protein is encoded by the coding sequence ATGAACCAGTTAAATCGGGATGAAGAAGCAATTCTAAAAAAAATTTGTGATAAATATAACGTCAATCCGGATCATTTAAGAATTTTGTTATTAATTGAAAAGGAATATAACCAAAAATCTTCTTCACAAAGCAACGCATGCAGAGGAGAGCTAATGAAAAATATCGAACTTTGGGCAAAGCATATATAA
- the dndD gene encoding DNA sulfur modification protein DndD — MHFKELVLNNYKIYYGKQVIDLSIPREQKPPYKKNLILIGGLNGAGKTTILKAIYYVLYGKQGISDQEYNELFTSSINNHYFNEGGRDCSVSLSFETEQEEVQIVVTWSFDHNKRLINENRKVLVYDKQKNEKRESYMTDEEYNEFINRRIPFEVAPFFIFDGEEVKRLIERQDTSEMKNAIQRIVSLEVYKQLVTDLRKIQSNLENKLKKSVSDKEIKDLLNRITEYQEKLHLAQQKINEITPRIAELEKEKSELTIARRQKLAQNTESNVQIQKRIASYEAKLEQINRDLKKFRSSDIVKVLLSNSIKKLQKTLTEEKQYLENKLKLERQFVPYEKFFNEINWSKIVPPLSESQIEQLKTIGKPTWIKVHNIEQEELPERNIIHDISPNDRTKILRFNTTTHYDIKNLINEKLRLEKLLKEEEENLKNAPDPIDTSEDDKMISNIQKEIWDLEAKLKKYRMHIRKYKDEITNARNILTRLEDAKKDMSEISKQYTIVSNMIQAADEFVKEITDLKASRIKFEFQNILEKLIRKDQEFFDVEFDQQHYIIKIYNDKGQPVRLKDRSAGEMQIIALSFIWALTKTAGLPLPFVIDTPLGRLDSIHRNHLIKYYFNMLSDQVIILSTDTEVTSEYMDYVQRYMVRGYHLEYNQELKYTEVKEGYFDFV; from the coding sequence ATGCATTTTAAAGAGTTAGTTTTAAATAACTATAAAATATATTATGGGAAGCAAGTTATTGACCTGTCCATTCCAAGAGAACAAAAACCCCCTTATAAAAAAAATCTAATTTTAATTGGAGGACTGAATGGGGCTGGTAAAACAACCATTTTAAAAGCTATTTATTACGTACTATATGGTAAACAAGGAATATCCGATCAAGAATACAATGAACTATTCACTAGCTCTATCAATAACCATTATTTCAATGAGGGTGGACGTGACTGTTCAGTCTCCTTATCATTTGAAACCGAACAAGAAGAAGTACAAATCGTAGTGACATGGAGTTTTGACCATAACAAGAGGCTGATTAATGAAAACCGAAAGGTCCTTGTTTATGATAAGCAAAAGAATGAAAAACGGGAATCTTACATGACTGATGAAGAGTATAATGAATTTATTAACAGACGAATTCCCTTTGAAGTCGCTCCTTTCTTTATCTTTGATGGTGAAGAAGTCAAACGATTAATCGAACGTCAGGACACAAGCGAAATGAAAAATGCGATCCAGCGTATTGTGTCGCTAGAAGTATATAAACAACTAGTAACGGATTTACGAAAAATTCAATCTAATTTAGAAAATAAACTAAAGAAATCGGTTTCCGATAAAGAAATAAAGGATTTATTAAATAGAATTACCGAATATCAAGAAAAGCTTCATCTAGCTCAACAAAAAATAAATGAAATTACTCCACGCATAGCAGAATTAGAAAAAGAAAAAAGTGAGCTAACAATCGCTAGAAGACAAAAGCTTGCCCAAAATACTGAATCTAATGTACAAATCCAAAAACGAATAGCTAGCTACGAAGCAAAGCTTGAGCAAATAAATCGCGATCTCAAAAAATTTCGTTCATCTGACATAGTAAAAGTTCTTCTCTCTAATTCTATTAAAAAGCTACAAAAAACCTTAACAGAAGAAAAACAATATCTAGAAAATAAATTGAAGCTCGAACGCCAATTCGTACCTTATGAAAAATTCTTTAATGAAATTAACTGGTCTAAAATCGTACCACCTTTAAGTGAATCGCAAATTGAACAACTAAAAACAATAGGTAAACCTACTTGGATCAAAGTTCATAATATAGAACAAGAAGAATTACCAGAGAGAAACATTATCCATGATATTTCTCCAAATGACAGAACAAAAATTCTTCGCTTTAATACAACAACACATTATGATATTAAAAACTTAATCAATGAGAAGCTTAGACTAGAAAAATTACTTAAAGAAGAAGAAGAAAATCTAAAAAACGCTCCAGATCCAATCGATACATCAGAAGATGATAAAATGATTTCAAACATACAAAAAGAAATTTGGGACTTAGAGGCAAAATTAAAGAAATATCGCATGCACATACGTAAATATAAAGATGAGATCACAAATGCCCGCAACATATTAACACGTTTAGAAGATGCTAAAAAAGATATGTCCGAAATAAGTAAACAATACACTATTGTTTCAAATATGATTCAGGCAGCTGATGAATTTGTTAAAGAAATTACTGATTTAAAAGCCTCTAGAATAAAATTTGAATTCCAAAATATTTTAGAAAAACTGATCCGTAAAGACCAAGAATTTTTTGATGTTGAATTTGATCAACAGCATTATATTATTAAAATTTATAACGATAAAGGTCAGCCGGTGCGTTTAAAGGATCGTTCCGCTGGAGAAATGCAAATTATTGCTTTATCATTTATCTGGGCACTAACAAAAACAGCCGGTCTTCCTTTACCGTTTGTAATCGATACTCCGCTTGGTCGTTTAGATAGTATTCATCGCAACCATCTTATTAAATATTACTTTAACATGCTTAGTGATCAAGTTATTATCCTTTCAACTGATACGGAAGTAACTTCTGAATATATGGATTATGTACAACGTTATATGGTAAGAGGATACCATTTAGAATACAATCAGGAATTAAAATATACAGAAGTAAAAGAAGGCTACTTCGATTTTGTATAG
- a CDS encoding DndE family protein, whose translation MAGVKLSKKGYQILERAMTELEMERPEVLRLAFAKGLTESETIQEIKREHSNFEFPTSVIAKGDEALLVKHLIIDKVQTQIDETKLDKLILSCVEQGLEIMEQEMNELSNADSYLLYLVQKHGK comes from the coding sequence ATGGCTGGCGTAAAGTTATCAAAAAAAGGGTATCAAATTCTCGAGCGGGCAATGACTGAGTTAGAAATGGAACGCCCAGAGGTGCTTCGACTAGCATTTGCCAAGGGTTTAACGGAATCAGAAACAATTCAAGAAATCAAAAGGGAACATTCAAACTTTGAGTTTCCGACTAGTGTTATCGCAAAAGGTGATGAAGCGTTATTAGTTAAACATTTAATTATCGATAAGGTACAAACACAAATTGATGAAACGAAATTGGACAAGCTTATTCTCAGCTGTGTTGAGCAAGGGCTTGAGATTATGGAACAAGAGATGAATGAACTCTCAAATGCTGATAGTTATTTGCTTTATTTGGTACAGAAACACGGGAAGTAA
- the dndD gene encoding DNA sulfur modification protein DndD gives MIFEYIKFKNYRPYYGEQILYFRDRSKNKFSIHKKNIVLIGGLNGHGKTSLINSIFICFYGRRKFKPKEYAELMRNAVNKKHIAEGGNEGSVELAFTDETGTYAIEVTFNHTQLTETRKVYELNEDLQRVREIVTTGQAFYDFIDQRIPMDVSQFFIFDAEKIRDLVGEQDRAETIHAIQKVVSLVLYNQLLKDLDHISNELTRDLRKQVKDADIEALLDRLEEINEKLDRYEEEENQVNEQVVILSEKESELQRERRQIISHSSATKQQLSRWIGEYEEKLKQYKSFFKKFKEKDLQQLVLLPAIRKLKQNIKREKEYLEAKYREELKFTPYDNFIVKLLDITIDPPLTEKQKIQLKLKGKEIWAQLNNIQRNVLKEEVKVIHDLSNKDYQTLASYPEAKSRDIKSIIEEMQKAEEMLRKYQAQLDDAPDEIDTSEIDEKIKECNQQLGELRARRKQLFTLIRQLRDEHARIQREITEKERVKSELGPIEEKISLINRIRDATQEFIDQVTLLKARRLKLEVETIIEQMFRKNEFGEVTFHPEKFTLTIYNQEGKEIDLMSRSEGEKQLIALAMIWALTKVSGTQIPFVIDTPLARLDSIHRANLVHHYFTKLSDQVIILSTDTEITKDFYEELAPFIEKSYLLTYDEQEKYTKIEEGYFFEKVTNPWLA, from the coding sequence ATGATCTTTGAATACATAAAGTTTAAAAACTATCGTCCGTATTATGGTGAACAGATACTATATTTTCGAGACCGAAGTAAAAACAAATTTTCCATCCATAAAAAAAATATAGTCCTTATAGGAGGGCTAAATGGTCACGGAAAAACATCATTAATTAATTCTATTTTTATTTGCTTTTATGGACGAAGAAAATTCAAACCGAAAGAATACGCTGAGTTAATGAGAAATGCGGTAAATAAAAAACATATTGCTGAGGGTGGAAATGAAGGTTCTGTGGAATTAGCTTTCACCGATGAAACTGGCACATATGCCATTGAAGTTACCTTTAACCATACACAACTCACAGAAACGCGCAAAGTATATGAATTAAATGAGGATTTACAAAGGGTTAGAGAAATTGTTACAACTGGACAAGCCTTTTATGATTTTATTGACCAACGCATTCCAATGGATGTATCACAATTTTTTATTTTTGATGCTGAGAAAATTCGTGATTTAGTTGGGGAACAGGACCGTGCTGAAACAATCCACGCAATTCAGAAGGTTGTATCATTAGTGCTATACAACCAACTATTAAAAGACTTAGATCACATCTCAAATGAATTAACACGAGACTTACGAAAACAAGTAAAAGATGCGGATATCGAAGCTTTATTAGATCGTCTAGAGGAAATTAATGAAAAATTAGATCGATACGAAGAAGAAGAAAATCAAGTAAATGAACAAGTGGTAATTTTAAGCGAAAAAGAATCAGAGTTACAACGTGAACGCAGACAGATCATTTCTCATTCTAGTGCAACAAAACAACAGCTTAGCCGCTGGATTGGAGAATACGAAGAGAAACTAAAACAATATAAAAGCTTTTTCAAAAAATTTAAGGAAAAAGACTTACAACAACTTGTTTTATTGCCAGCGATTCGTAAGTTAAAGCAAAATATTAAAAGAGAAAAGGAATATTTAGAAGCCAAATATCGCGAGGAGTTAAAATTTACTCCATATGATAATTTTATTGTTAAGCTTTTAGATATAACTATTGACCCACCGCTAACAGAAAAACAAAAAATACAGTTGAAATTAAAAGGTAAAGAAATTTGGGCGCAATTAAATAATATTCAGAGAAATGTTCTTAAAGAAGAAGTTAAAGTGATTCATGATCTATCAAACAAAGATTATCAAACGCTGGCTAGTTATCCTGAAGCGAAGTCAAGAGATATTAAGTCAATCATAGAAGAAATGCAAAAGGCAGAAGAGATGTTACGAAAGTATCAAGCACAATTAGATGATGCACCCGATGAAATTGATACATCAGAAATCGATGAAAAAATTAAAGAATGTAATCAGCAATTGGGGGAACTTCGTGCAAGAAGAAAACAATTATTTACGCTTATTCGCCAACTGCGTGATGAACACGCTCGAATCCAACGAGAAATTACCGAAAAAGAGCGAGTTAAAAGTGAACTTGGTCCAATCGAAGAAAAAATCAGCTTAATCAATCGAATCCGCGATGCTACGCAAGAATTCATTGACCAAGTGACGTTGTTAAAAGCAAGACGACTGAAATTAGAGGTAGAAACGATCATAGAGCAAATGTTCCGTAAGAATGAGTTTGGCGAAGTAACGTTCCACCCAGAAAAATTTACGTTGACAATTTATAACCAAGAAGGAAAAGAAATCGATTTAATGTCACGCTCAGAGGGTGAAAAGCAGTTAATTGCTCTTGCGATGATTTGGGCACTTACGAAAGTATCTGGAACACAAATTCCATTTGTAATTGATACACCGCTTGCTCGTCTAGACAGTATTCATAGGGCTAATCTTGTACATCATTACTTTACTAAATTAAGCGATCAAGTCATTATTTTATCAACGGATACCGAAATTACCAAAGATTTCTACGAAGAGTTAGCTCCATTTATTGAAAAATCATACTTATTAACTTATGATGAACAAGAAAAGTATACAAAAATTGAAGAAGGTTACTTCTTTGAGAAGGTGACAAATCCATGGCTGGCGTAA
- a CDS encoding DNA modification system-associated small protein yields the protein MHKEEEKLLEDICKKYELNPSYLKQLFKIEKEYADRNMDTRRGIYKDIKSKIDEWTK from the coding sequence TTGCATAAAGAGGAAGAAAAACTTCTTGAAGATATATGTAAAAAGTATGAACTAAATCCGTCCTACTTAAAACAATTATTCAAAATTGAAAAAGAATATGCTGACCGAAACATGGATACAAGAAGAGGAATTTATAAGGACATTAAAAGTAAAATTGATGAATGGACTAAGTAG
- a CDS encoding PD-(D/E)XK nuclease family protein, translated as MEILCTPNTKDVEQWLKEHVDFYSGKKVLHIVPTLILYRRRLQFYKIRYMDQFVDIQDDIDQIAQRLRKRSIGLYEMDQFLLELIKSSDLPVLSKRESTVIIERILQKHSFSNNIAWKSAIPDISDCFLTFSQTGLSIEEIRNLDFTKSWQSICDLYEHYLQELSQNNMMDYGQASVKLLQEYNFNDIDMLLLDGAFLPILPKHQMLISRFQSLNKKIKCFLPVDLDQEKHPAFEAIKTTYSNFTPVSEWISIKSEKIAHNVAQKLSKSIFYSKIEEIDDRSVQIGRFTSEEEELDRVVERITRLIQQRAAKANKIAIITPNPMELRPVVRELAEIYGLAMEVPERSLIQLPHGRAISNLFKIYIDDRIEALGLNHIFDFNMLFELLDSGLIKNTEELLNPVTKLQSFFEDCKLFSDWFDKIEQLIIAKDQLTEDLTSHPLYYISKDILYNLKNTINAIQKISTDLFSVHDMTFKDHMNHLIDYFQKSLYTNEIEKEISERLSNIANELSIHQHLLISRYEFARRIHAILNDKQYETLEKGTIQPEKILVTGPNNVEFQQYDYIFLTRFTQNMYPESITHKWPVTIDIERKILNKTTVQNFANDTALLHYYLDRSIYHFYTALSATERAIYISYPRFDNGIELSPSHYLYDIAKAFGIEESDENTKENIEDLLMAADLLFEGSGDSDDKTLKPSNPSLSPLKENEIITIEDIAIYQFCPRRFYYEKSLSHEYVYSSMFHIQNYAVSCLYEKAVVNLVNKFPNVSIENVEKIKRSLPEIIDEAETEIGKLFPISQRYWEDVKMRTEFHLLSLLDHILSQTDYKRAKLSIKSQQHSIKIGNYIFYGERQLQVTYPTITHYYSIRNMKKILSFYSNDTYEEQQRLKDIKNDYFNLLSNFCRKEKVAQQSLLYYAKKIASGDFPKTPGAHCRYCAFENACKEKRS; from the coding sequence TTGGAAATATTATGCACTCCAAATACAAAAGATGTAGAACAATGGTTGAAAGAGCACGTTGATTTTTATAGTGGTAAAAAAGTACTACATATTGTGCCTACTCTCATTTTGTATCGCCGAAGATTACAATTCTATAAGATAAGATATATGGATCAATTTGTTGACATACAAGATGACATTGACCAAATTGCACAAAGATTACGCAAACGTTCCATTGGCTTATATGAAATGGATCAATTCCTTTTAGAACTTATTAAAAGCAGCGATCTTCCAGTTTTATCAAAGCGAGAATCAACAGTAATTATTGAGCGGATTCTACAGAAACACTCTTTTTCTAACAACATTGCATGGAAATCGGCAATCCCAGATATTTCTGATTGTTTCTTGACATTTTCTCAAACAGGACTGTCGATCGAAGAAATACGAAACTTAGACTTCACAAAATCATGGCAGTCAATTTGTGATTTGTATGAGCACTATTTACAAGAGCTTTCTCAGAATAACATGATGGATTATGGTCAAGCATCCGTTAAATTACTTCAAGAATATAATTTCAATGATATTGATATGCTTTTGTTAGATGGTGCCTTTTTGCCTATTTTACCGAAACATCAAATGCTCATTAGCCGGTTCCAGTCTCTAAATAAAAAAATAAAATGTTTTCTACCTGTTGATTTAGACCAAGAAAAACATCCTGCCTTTGAAGCAATTAAGACAACGTATTCCAACTTTACTCCTGTTTCTGAATGGATCTCTATCAAATCAGAAAAAATCGCACATAATGTGGCACAAAAATTATCTAAATCTATCTTTTATTCCAAAATTGAGGAAATTGATGACCGTTCCGTACAAATTGGGCGCTTTACTTCCGAAGAAGAAGAATTAGACCGTGTTGTAGAACGCATTACGCGATTAATTCAACAAAGAGCAGCCAAAGCCAATAAGATTGCTATTATCACTCCAAATCCCATGGAACTACGACCTGTAGTCCGAGAACTGGCAGAAATATACGGTCTCGCTATGGAAGTTCCAGAACGTTCCTTGATACAACTTCCTCACGGAAGAGCCATTTCTAATTTATTTAAAATTTACATCGATGACCGTATCGAAGCACTAGGTCTCAACCATATTTTTGACTTCAATATGTTATTTGAATTATTAGATTCAGGATTAATTAAAAACACAGAAGAACTTCTTAATCCTGTTACGAAATTACAATCTTTTTTTGAAGACTGTAAATTATTTTCTGATTGGTTCGATAAGATAGAGCAATTAATTATTGCCAAAGATCAACTGACTGAGGATCTCACATCGCATCCTCTCTACTATATTAGCAAAGACATATTATATAATTTGAAAAATACGATTAATGCTATTCAGAAAATAAGTACAGACCTTTTTTCCGTTCATGATATGACGTTTAAAGACCATATGAATCATCTAATTGATTATTTCCAAAAATCTCTGTACACAAACGAAATTGAAAAGGAAATAAGCGAACGTCTTTCCAACATTGCCAATGAATTATCAATACACCAACATCTTTTAATTAGCCGCTATGAATTTGCAAGAAGAATTCATGCCATTTTAAATGACAAACAATACGAAACGTTAGAAAAAGGAACTATCCAACCAGAAAAAATTCTCGTAACAGGTCCTAACAACGTAGAATTCCAACAATATGACTATATTTTTCTTACTCGTTTCACCCAAAATATGTATCCGGAATCTATCACACATAAATGGCCGGTTACTATAGATATTGAACGCAAAATTTTAAATAAAACTACCGTACAAAATTTTGCTAATGATACAGCCTTACTCCATTATTATCTCGATCGTTCTATATACCATTTTTATACTGCCCTTAGTGCAACAGAACGTGCCATATATATTTCTTATCCTAGATTTGATAATGGTATTGAATTGTCACCTTCACATTATTTGTATGATATCGCAAAGGCGTTTGGAATTGAAGAAAGTGATGAAAACACTAAAGAAAATATCGAAGATTTATTAATGGCTGCGGATCTTTTATTCGAAGGAAGCGGTGATTCTGATGATAAAACATTAAAACCAAGTAATCCTTCACTGTCACCTTTGAAAGAAAATGAAATCATTACAATAGAAGATATTGCTATCTATCAATTTTGTCCAAGAAGATTTTATTATGAAAAAAGTCTTTCTCATGAATATGTATATTCGTCTATGTTTCATATTCAAAACTATGCTGTATCGTGTTTATATGAAAAAGCAGTGGTCAATTTAGTCAATAAATTTCCAAATGTTTCAATAGAAAATGTAGAAAAAATAAAACGTTCTTTACCTGAAATAATCGATGAGGCAGAAACAGAAATAGGTAAGCTCTTTCCAATTAGTCAGCGATATTGGGAAGATGTAAAAATGCGTACGGAGTTCCATTTGTTAAGTCTCCTAGACCATATTTTATCTCAGACAGACTATAAACGGGCAAAGTTATCTATAAAATCACAACAGCATAGCATAAAAATTGGTAACTATATATTCTATGGGGAAAGGCAGTTGCAAGTCACTTATCCAACCATTACACATTACTATTCCATAAGGAATATGAAAAAAATACTGTCATTTTACTCAAACGATACTTATGAAGAGCAGCAAAGATTAAAGGATATAAAAAATGACTATTTCAATCTACTAAGTAACTTTTGTCGAAAAGAGAAAGTTGCCCAACAATCATTATTATATTACGCGAAAAAAATCGCCTCAGGCGATTTTCCAAAAACGCCTGGAGCACATTGTCGCTACTGTGCATTCGAAAATGCCTGCAAAGAAAAGAGGAGTTAA
- a CDS encoding UvrD-helicase domain-containing protein, producing MRLTDEQLAVINANNKKILVKAGAGTGKTEVLTRRIIRLIEDDSSLSMREMAIITFTNKATEELQSRLKKHLYRKWKNCSSDQEKKRFRYELELLNSCQISTIHKFCKSILNEAGPYCGNHILFNPNFQIRTDSHKNAIDEVLENWIQQKKEKGEAIEHLNIMPVHKLREIILKSYELLRTKGLDIDTVLSCTKRYANLEDRMQRRLKIELVDLLKQVHEYYFLLKYNSLDIDDLLEYCYRILKEDRDLLQRIQRKYKHIFIDEFQDTSLYQSEMIKLICDDSENAPSLFVVGDLKQSIYEFRGADTESYSKIEKWIAENGTVLTLSTNWRSQPSLVVFVNTIFSNIRENKKYIFYQEPLKPREENCEIDFSKVYEWIWCSQDESQAKKVSEWLQEQLKNNDAKNYCLLFRKNFEMKSFVDEFTKRQIPFKIIGSGDFYSQKEIIDSLKIMQYLHTPTLEKYFWEAMNTIFINHDVEKLTKLSEKIKPFIQKFTPAQTLDFIYKFTEAHKTYPKRVYANLMKLKQLARNLSFNENITLQQFINWLSAMIQSEKDEPQADVAETDHDTYVTLMTIHKAKGLEFPIVILPNLDQNISQQSLNPEILYHRNKLTLEFSYQKYYSQSGAKIISKDYEEAVQLNQYQTYSEELRVLYVALTRAKEKLVFVGSQSCPKSKICYQNWLKID from the coding sequence ATGAGGCTGACTGATGAACAACTAGCTGTCATTAACGCAAATAATAAAAAAATTCTTGTTAAAGCGGGGGCAGGAACAGGAAAAACAGAAGTTTTGACTCGAAGAATCATAAGATTAATTGAAGATGACTCTTCCTTATCAATGAGAGAGATGGCGATCATTACTTTTACCAATAAAGCAACTGAAGAATTACAATCTCGTCTAAAAAAACATCTCTATCGCAAATGGAAAAACTGCTCATCTGATCAGGAAAAAAAGCGATTCAGGTATGAACTTGAATTACTAAATTCTTGTCAAATATCTACTATTCATAAATTTTGCAAGAGTATTCTCAACGAAGCTGGTCCTTATTGCGGAAACCATATACTGTTCAATCCTAATTTTCAAATCAGAACAGATTCGCATAAAAATGCAATTGATGAAGTCTTAGAAAATTGGATTCAGCAAAAAAAGGAAAAAGGTGAAGCAATCGAACATTTGAACATCATGCCTGTCCATAAACTAAGGGAAATTATTCTTAAATCGTACGAACTTCTACGTACTAAAGGATTAGATATCGATACTGTTCTGTCCTGTACAAAACGTTATGCAAACTTGGAAGATCGGATGCAACGCAGACTAAAAATCGAATTGGTTGATCTCTTGAAACAAGTCCATGAATACTATTTTCTTCTTAAGTACAATTCTTTAGATATTGACGATCTTCTTGAATATTGCTACAGAATTCTTAAAGAAGACAGAGATTTATTACAAAGAATTCAAAGAAAATATAAACATATCTTTATTGACGAATTTCAAGACACTTCCTTATACCAATCAGAAATGATTAAGTTAATCTGTGACGACTCTGAGAATGCTCCCTCATTATTTGTCGTCGGAGATTTGAAACAATCGATATACGAGTTTCGCGGAGCGGATACGGAGTCGTATTCGAAAATTGAAAAATGGATTGCAGAAAATGGTACTGTATTAACGTTATCTACGAATTGGCGGTCACAGCCATCTCTTGTTGTATTCGTTAATACAATATTTAGCAACATTAGAGAAAATAAAAAGTATATTTTTTATCAGGAGCCATTAAAACCCAGAGAAGAGAATTGCGAAATTGATTTTTCCAAAGTATACGAATGGATTTGGTGTAGCCAAGATGAGTCGCAAGCAAAAAAGGTATCAGAGTGGCTGCAGGAACAGTTAAAAAATAATGACGCCAAGAATTATTGTTTATTATTTAGAAAAAATTTCGAAATGAAATCATTTGTAGATGAGTTCACGAAACGTCAAATTCCCTTTAAAATAATTGGCAGCGGCGACTTTTACAGCCAAAAAGAAATCATTGACTCATTAAAAATTATGCAATACTTGCATACCCCAACACTTGAGAAATATTTTTGGGAAGCGATGAATACTATTTTTATCAATCACGATGTAGAAAAACTAACAAAACTTTCTGAGAAAATAAAACCATTTATCCAAAAATTCACGCCAGCCCAAACGCTTGATTTTATTTATAAATTTACGGAAGCGCATAAAACTTATCCTAAGCGGGTATATGCAAATTTAATGAAACTCAAACAACTAGCACGAAATTTAAGTTTTAACGAAAATATTACATTACAGCAATTTATAAATTGGCTTTCCGCAATGATTCAATCTGAAAAAGATGAACCACAGGCAGATGTTGCAGAAACAGACCATGATACTTATGTTACATTAATGACAATCCATAAAGCGAAAGGTCTAGAATTTCCTATTGTCATTTTGCCAAACCTAGACCAAAACATCAGTCAGCAGTCATTGAATCCTGAAATCCTGTACCACCGAAACAAGCTTACATTAGAATTTTCTTATCAAAAATATTACTCACAATCCGGTGCAAAAATCATTTCCAAAGATTATGAGGAAGCGGTTCAGTTAAATCAATATCAAACCTACTCAGAGGAACTACGAGTATTATATGTTGCCCTAACACGCGCCAAGGAAAAACTCGTTTTCGTTGGTTCGCAAAGCTGCCCTAAAAGCAAAATTTGTTATCAAAATTGGTTGAAAATCGATTAG
- a CDS encoding nuclease-related domain-containing protein: MAKVVPDHIQFRTDGERFLTDILKEHLDDLWTIYYEPVINGRQPDLVLFHEYHGVIILEVKDYHRNIITEINPDFWKIYIDGRTVSVKSPIKQVIEYRNELITLLSQHKELVEENGIFQGKLKFPVATACVFINLTLDDIEDLGIDKIIPKDRLLCKEDLQTRETLYRKMNQIAERLFVINGLSEKEINIIKNCIYPIMKQNMNSVEANQSVNNVIKSISSNIKFVSFTHYVDELYYVIDKTNHLIRMGAAKAIAITYPINRFLRVGTLEQFICDSLKKRGLFEKSERFSVHVSDIKNINDDITLDYLFVVDINSIQSSLHYQQFEYIIKKYSEIGETSIILTANKKSALTEKLKNRLADR; this comes from the coding sequence ATGGCAAAAGTTGTACCGGATCACATACAATTCCGAACGGATGGAGAAAGATTTTTAACAGATATATTAAAAGAACACCTAGATGATTTATGGACTATTTATTATGAACCAGTTATTAATGGAAGGCAGCCAGACTTAGTATTATTTCATGAATATCATGGCGTTATTATATTAGAAGTAAAGGATTATCATCGAAATATTATTACAGAAATTAATCCAGACTTTTGGAAAATATATATAGATGGAAGGACTGTAAGTGTAAAGTCCCCGATTAAACAAGTCATTGAATATCGAAATGAATTGATAACGTTATTATCTCAACATAAAGAACTTGTTGAAGAAAATGGTATATTCCAAGGCAAGCTAAAATTCCCTGTTGCGACTGCCTGCGTTTTTATAAATTTAACATTAGATGATATAGAGGATCTGGGAATTGATAAAATTATTCCAAAAGATCGATTATTATGTAAAGAAGATTTGCAAACCAGGGAAACTTTATATCGAAAGATGAACCAAATAGCAGAGCGTTTATTTGTGATTAACGGCTTATCAGAGAAGGAAATAAATATTATAAAGAATTGTATTTACCCTATTATGAAACAAAATATGAATAGTGTAGAGGCGAATCAATCAGTTAATAATGTAATAAAATCTATAAGCTCAAATATAAAATTTGTTTCATTTACTCATTATGTAGATGAGCTTTATTATGTCATTGACAAAACTAACCATCTTATTCGAATGGGTGCAGCAAAGGCAATTGCTATTACTTATCCTATAAATCGTTTTCTTAGAGTAGGAACTTTAGAACAATTTATTTGTGATTCCCTAAAAAAACGAGGTCTTTTTGAAAAGAGTGAAAGATTTTCGGTTCATGTATCGGATATAAAAAATATAAATGATGACATTACTTTGGATTATTTATTTGTAGTGGATATTAATTCCATTCAATCCTCCTTGCATTATCAACAGTTCGAGTACATTATAAAGAAATACAGTGAGATAGGAGAGACAAGTATTATATTAACTGCTAACAAAAAGTCAGCATTAACAGAAAAATTGAAAAATCGATTAGCGGACCGCTAA